One Alphaproteobacteria bacterium DNA segment encodes these proteins:
- the gltB gene encoding glutamate synthase large subunit: MKRNMRHGLYNSENEHDSCGVGFVVNIKNRKSHAIVRQGLEVLVNLDHRGAIGADPLAGDGAGILIQLPDRLLREEAEALGIELPPLGDYACGNVFLPRQPAALEAGVAALESVAAQEGQNVLGWREVPTDSSCLGESVKPNEPVIRQVFIARGPATPDQDAFERKLFVIRKQAHHVLWSGGVADADSYYVPSLSSRTICYKAMVLAPNLTSYYGDLKDERTESALALVHQRFSTNTFPSWRLAQPFRFLCHNGEINTLRGNINWMAARRQSMKSAELGADLEKLWPLIGDGASDSATFDNALELLVAGGYSLSHAAMMMIPEAWNDNPLMDPDRRAFYEYHAALMEPWDGPAAIAFTDGRQIGATLDRNGLRPARYVVTDDDRVIMGSEVGVLPIDEASIVEKWRLQPGKMFLIDLEEGRIIDDAELKAELAQAKPYQQWLNATQIHIEDLPSEVGPMPPDPQTLLDRQQAFGYTQEDIKFFLTPMAMTGQDPIGSMGADTPLAVLSDRSKNLFNYFKQCFAQVTNPPIDPIREELVMSLVSLIGPRPNLLDADDAGTKKRLEVRQPILTNMDLERIRRIENNVDNAFRTYTLDITYPASDDADGMEAALERLFERAEQVVDTGYNILVLSDRSIDADNVAIPSLLATAGVHHHLIRRGLRTEVGLVVETGEARRVHDFCLLAGYGAEAVNPYLAFDTLLALRPSLPEELAEEEVQRRYIRAVDKGILKVMSKMGISTYQSYCGAQIFDAVGLSAGFLERYFISTRCAIDGIGLAEVAEETVRRHHVAYSDALHYRDALDVGGELAYRQRGEVHAWTPETIALLQHAVRAGDEQKYRAFAERMNDQSLKLRNLRGLMEFRPAEKPLALEEVEPVSEIVKRFATGAMSFGSLSWEAHTTLALAMNRLGGKSNSGEGGEEAERYRPLPGGDSMRSAIKQVASGRFGVTTEYLVNASDIQIKMAQGAKPGEGGQLPGHKVDEWIARVRHSTPGVGLISPPPHHDIYSIEDLAQLIHDLKNVNPEARISVKLVSEIGVGTVAAGVSKAHADHVTISGFDGGTGASPITSIQHAGSPWEIGLAETHETLVRNRLRGRIAVQVDGGLRTGRDVVVAALLGADEFGFATAALISEGCLMMRKCHLNTCPTGVATQDPELRKLFSGRPEHVINYFTFVANEVRELMAELGFRTMNEMIGQREFLDSSRAIDHWKARGLNLGGLLCELDPGPDVAIYNCEPQNHGLEKALDHSLIEQALPAIESGQPVSIESPISNVNRTVGAMLSGRIALKYGHEGLNDDTIQVKFTGSAGQSFGAFLSAGVGFELEGDANDYVGKGLSGGRLVIYPPAVSSFTPEENILIGNTVLYGAVSGECYFRGVAGERFAVRNSGVTTVVEGVGDHGCEYMTGGIVVVLGRTGRNFAAGMSGGIAYVLDETDDFEVRCNMAMVELQPISDEDRVLEDLDHQRGDLETHGRVDIVHDMTRYDAQRLYMLIENHLRYTNSERARLILDNWDDYLPKFVKVMPVDYRRALQEMQASSRVTERTGVSVAVGD, translated from the coding sequence ATGAAAAGAAACATGCGCCACGGCTTGTACAACAGCGAAAACGAACATGATAGCTGCGGCGTCGGTTTCGTCGTCAACATCAAGAACCGCAAGAGCCACGCCATCGTCCGCCAGGGCCTCGAGGTGCTGGTCAACCTCGACCATCGCGGCGCCATCGGCGCCGACCCGCTGGCCGGCGACGGCGCCGGGATCTTGATCCAGCTGCCCGACCGCTTGCTGCGCGAGGAAGCGGAGGCGCTGGGTATCGAGCTGCCGCCGCTGGGCGACTATGCCTGCGGCAACGTCTTCCTGCCGCGCCAGCCAGCCGCCCTGGAAGCCGGCGTGGCGGCCCTGGAAAGCGTCGCCGCCCAGGAAGGCCAGAACGTGCTGGGTTGGCGCGAGGTGCCCACCGACAGCTCTTGTCTCGGTGAAAGCGTCAAGCCCAACGAGCCGGTGATCCGCCAGGTCTTCATCGCGCGGGGCCCAGCCACGCCCGACCAGGACGCCTTCGAGCGCAAGCTATTCGTCATCCGCAAGCAGGCCCATCATGTGCTCTGGTCGGGCGGTGTGGCGGACGCCGACAGCTATTACGTGCCGTCGCTGTCGTCGCGCACGATTTGCTACAAGGCCATGGTGCTGGCGCCCAACCTGACGAGCTATTATGGCGACCTCAAGGATGAACGGACCGAGTCCGCGCTGGCGCTGGTGCACCAGCGCTTTTCCACCAACACCTTTCCCTCGTGGCGCCTGGCCCAGCCCTTCCGCTTCCTCTGCCACAACGGCGAGATCAACACGCTGCGCGGCAACATCAACTGGATGGCGGCGCGGCGCCAATCCATGAAGTCGGCGGAGCTGGGTGCGGATCTGGAAAAGCTCTGGCCCCTGATCGGCGACGGCGCCTCGGATTCGGCGACCTTCGACAATGCCTTGGAACTGCTGGTGGCCGGCGGCTATTCGCTCAGCCACGCCGCCATGATGATGATTCCCGAGGCCTGGAACGACAACCCGCTGATGGACCCGGACCGCCGCGCCTTTTACGAATACCACGCGGCGCTGATGGAGCCCTGGGACGGCCCCGCCGCCATTGCCTTCACCGACGGCCGCCAGATCGGTGCCACCCTCGATCGCAATGGGCTGCGCCCGGCGCGCTACGTGGTCACCGACGACGACCGCGTCATCATGGGCTCGGAAGTGGGCGTGCTGCCCATCGACGAGGCCAGCATCGTCGAGAAATGGCGCCTGCAGCCGGGCAAGATGTTCCTCATCGACCTGGAAGAAGGCCGCATCATCGACGACGCCGAGCTCAAGGCCGAGTTGGCCCAGGCCAAGCCCTACCAGCAATGGCTCAACGCCACGCAGATCCACATCGAGGACCTGCCCAGCGAAGTCGGCCCCATGCCGCCCGATCCGCAGACCTTGCTCGATCGCCAGCAGGCCTTCGGCTACACCCAGGAGGACATCAAGTTCTTCCTCACGCCCATGGCCATGACGGGCCAGGACCCCATCGGCTCAATGGGCGCCGACACGCCGCTGGCCGTCTTGTCGGACCGCTCCAAGAACCTTTTCAACTATTTCAAGCAGTGCTTCGCCCAGGTCACCAACCCGCCCATCGACCCCATCCGCGAAGAACTGGTGATGTCGCTGGTGTCGCTGATCGGGCCCCGGCCGAACCTTTTGGACGCCGACGACGCCGGCACCAAAAAGCGCCTCGAGGTGCGCCAACCCATCCTCACCAACATGGACCTGGAGCGCATCCGCCGCATCGAGAACAACGTCGACAACGCCTTCCGCACTTACACCCTGGACATCACCTATCCCGCCAGCGACGACGCCGACGGCATGGAGGCGGCGCTGGAGAGGCTGTTCGAGCGCGCCGAGCAGGTGGTCGATACTGGCTACAACATCCTGGTACTGTCGGACCGCTCGATCGACGCCGACAACGTCGCCATCCCCTCGCTGCTGGCCACGGCGGGCGTCCACCACCACCTGATCCGCCGGGGCTTGCGCACCGAAGTCGGCCTGGTTGTGGAAACCGGCGAGGCCCGGCGGGTGCACGATTTCTGCCTGCTGGCGGGCTATGGCGCCGAGGCCGTAAACCCTTATCTCGCCTTCGACACGCTGTTGGCGTTGCGGCCTTCGCTGCCCGAGGAACTGGCCGAGGAAGAAGTGCAGCGGCGCTACATCCGGGCCGTCGACAAGGGCATCCTGAAGGTCATGTCGAAGATGGGCATCTCGACCTACCAGTCCTATTGCGGTGCCCAGATCTTCGATGCCGTGGGCTTGTCGGCGGGCTTTCTCGAGCGCTACTTCATAAGCACGCGCTGCGCCATCGACGGCATCGGCCTGGCCGAGGTGGCCGAGGAAACCGTACGCCGCCACCACGTGGCCTACTCCGACGCGCTGCACTATCGCGATGCCCTGGACGTCGGCGGCGAGCTGGCCTACCGCCAGCGCGGCGAGGTCCACGCCTGGACGCCGGAGACCATCGCCCTTTTGCAACACGCCGTGCGCGCGGGCGACGAGCAGAAGTACCGCGCCTTCGCCGAGCGCATGAACGACCAGTCGCTGAAACTACGCAACCTGCGCGGCCTGATGGAATTCCGCCCGGCCGAGAAGCCGCTGGCGCTGGAAGAAGTCGAACCGGTCTCGGAGATCGTCAAGCGCTTCGCCACCGGCGCCATGTCGTTCGGCTCGTTGAGCTGGGAGGCCCACACCACGCTGGCGCTGGCCATGAACAGGCTCGGCGGCAAGTCGAACAGCGGCGAGGGCGGCGAGGAAGCGGAGCGCTACCGGCCGCTGCCGGGCGGCGATTCCATGCGCTCGGCCATCAAGCAGGTGGCCTCGGGCCGCTTCGGCGTGACCACCGAGTATCTGGTCAACGCCAGCGATATCCAGATCAAGATGGCCCAGGGCGCCAAGCCCGGCGAGGGCGGCCAGTTGCCCGGCCACAAGGTCGACGAATGGATCGCCCGGGTGCGCCACTCGACGCCCGGCGTCGGCCTCATATCGCCGCCACCGCACCACGACATCTATTCCATCGAAGACCTGGCCCAGCTCATCCACGACCTCAAGAACGTCAACCCCGAGGCCCGCATCTCCGTCAAACTGGTTTCCGAGATCGGCGTCGGCACGGTGGCCGCCGGGGTTTCCAAGGCGCACGCCGACCACGTCACCATCTCGGGCTTCGACGGCGGCACCGGGGCCAGCCCCATCACCTCGATCCAGCATGCCGGCAGCCCCTGGGAGATCGGCTTGGCCGAGACCCACGAGACCTTGGTGCGGAACAGGCTACGAGGCCGCATCGCGGTCCAGGTCGACGGTGGTCTGCGCACCGGGCGCGACGTCGTGGTGGCGGCGCTGCTGGGCGCCGACGAATTCGGTTTCGCCACGGCGGCGCTGATTTCCGAGGGCTGCCTGATGATGCGCAAGTGCCACCTCAACACCTGCCCGACCGGGGTGGCGACCCAGGATCCGGAACTGCGCAAGCTCTTCAGCGGCCGGCCCGAGCACGTCATCAACTACTTCACCTTCGTTGCCAACGAGGTGCGTGAGCTGATGGCCGAATTGGGATTCCGCACAATGAACGAAATGATCGGGCAGCGTGAGTTTCTGGATTCCAGCCGCGCCATCGATCACTGGAAGGCCCGCGGCCTCAATCTGGGCGGCCTTTTGTGCGAGCTCGACCCCGGGCCCGACGTCGCCATCTACAACTGCGAGCCACAGAACCACGGGCTCGAGAAGGCGCTGGACCACAGTCTTATCGAACAGGCCCTGCCGGCCATCGAGAGCGGCCAGCCGGTCAGCATCGAAAGCCCGATCTCCAACGTCAACCGTACCGTCGGCGCCATGCTGTCGGGCCGTATCGCCCTGAAGTACGGCCATGAAGGCCTCAACGACGACACCATCCAGGTCAAGTTCACCGGCAGCGCCGGTCAGAGCTTTGGCGCGTTCCTCAGCGCTGGCGTCGGCTTCGAACTGGAAGGCGACGCCAACGACTATGTCGGCAAAGGCCTCTCGGGCGGGCGCTTGGTGATCTATCCACCGGCGGTCTCGAGTTTTACGCCGGAAGAGAACATCCTGATCGGCAACACCGTGCTCTACGGCGCCGTCAGCGGCGAATGCTACTTCCGCGGCGTCGCCGGCGAACGCTTTGCCGTACGCAACTCGGGCGTCACCACGGTGGTCGAAGGTGTCGGCGACCACGGCTGCGAATACATGACCGGCGGCATTGTCGTGGTGTTGGGCCGCACCGGGCGCAATTTCGCCGCCGGCATGAGCGGCGGCATCGCCTACGTGCTCGACGAGACCGACGATTTCGAGGTGCGCTGCAACATGGCGATGGTGGAACTGCAGCCGATATCGGACGAGGACCGGGTGCTGGAGGACCTCGACCACCAGCGCGGCGATCTCGAGACTCACGGCCGCGTCGACATCGTGCATGACATGACGCGCTACGACGCCCAGCGCCTGTATATGCTGATCGAAAACCACCTGCGATATACCAACAGCGAGCGGGCGCGGTTGATCCTCGACAACTGGGATGACTACCTGCCCAAATTCGTCAAGGTCATGCCGGTCGACTACCGGCGCGCACTGCAGGAAATGCAGGCCTCCTCCCGCGTCACGGAGCGCACCGGC